The DNA region AGGAATCCCTCTGTCGAGCCAACGCAGACGGTGCTACCACCATGTCGTGTTTGGTCGTTCTGCAATGGAGGCTGTGATGCGTCGTCTCGTTATTGCGCTGCTTGCCTCGACTGCGCTGGTTGGGACCGCGTCTGCAGCGGATCTGGCTCGCAAGTCGGTGGTTTCTGCCCCGGTCGTGATGGCTCCGAACTGGACCGGGTTCTATGTCGGCGGCTTCATCGGCTACGGATGGGGCAGCAACGATTGGTCGCTTGTCGACAACTGGAACAACTGGGGAGGCCTGAGCAACGATTTCGACGGGTTCCTCGGCGGTGCGCAGATCGGTTACGATTACCAGTTCAACAACATGGTGATCGGTATCCAGGCGGACATCACCGGTGCGTCGCTGGAAGACAAGAGCTGGTACCTCGACGAGTACTATAATAACGAAGCGTCCTGGATCGCCACCGTGACCGGCCGCCTCGGCTTCGTCGCCGACCGCGCGCTGTTCTACATCAAGGGCGGTGCGGCCTGGGCTGATCACGACAGCTCCTGGTCTTGGATCGGTGATTATTACAGCTCGAGCGGCACCCGCTCCGGCTGGACCGTCGGCGCGGGTATCGAATACGCCTTCGCCCCGAACTGGACCATGTTCCTCGAATACGACTACTATGACTTCGGCGACAAGAACTATTACTTCCCTGCTTTGGACACAACTGTGAAGGTCGACACCGACGTCAGCGCGGTCAAGATCGGCGTGAACTATCGCTTCGGCGGCCCGTCGGCGGTGTCCGCTCGCTATTGATTGCCCGATACGATCTGCTTCCAAACGTCCTGAACCCCGGCTTCGGTCGGGGTTCTTTTTTTATGCCGCCGGCCACACCCGCCGGCAGGGACCGCGGCAGGGCG from Blastochloris tepida includes:
- a CDS encoding outer membrane protein — translated: MRRLVIALLASTALVGTASAADLARKSVVSAPVVMAPNWTGFYVGGFIGYGWGSNDWSLVDNWNNWGGLSNDFDGFLGGAQIGYDYQFNNMVIGIQADITGASLEDKSWYLDEYYNNEASWIATVTGRLGFVADRALFYIKGGAAWADHDSSWSWIGDYYSSSGTRSGWTVGAGIEYAFAPNWTMFLEYDYYDFGDKNYYFPALDTTVKVDTDVSAVKIGVNYRFGGPSAVSARY